A stretch of Dyella sp. BiH032 DNA encodes these proteins:
- a CDS encoding GIY-YIG nuclease family protein, with the protein MTDRARRKALTAAYKLAFPPMGIYAVRHLATGRMLVDRSINTTAALNRHRAELRLGLHRIRALQQEWNEQGEAAFVFEVLEPVEEQADPAFDYDAELARRLQRWRERMPPGSEASYL; encoded by the coding sequence ATGACCGACCGCGCCCGGCGCAAGGCGCTGACCGCCGCCTACAAGCTCGCCTTTCCGCCCATGGGCATCTACGCCGTGCGCCACCTCGCGACCGGTCGCATGCTGGTGGACCGCAGCATCAACACCACGGCCGCGCTCAACCGCCATCGCGCCGAACTGCGCCTTGGATTGCATCGCATCCGGGCGTTGCAGCAGGAGTGGAACGAGCAGGGCGAAGCGGCCTTCGTCTTCGAAGTGCTGGAGCCGGTGGAGGAGCAGGCGGACCCGGCGTTCGACTACGACGCGGAGCTGGCACGGCGGCTGCAGCGATGGCGCGAGCGGATGCCGCCGGGTTCGGAAGCGTCGTATCTCTGA
- a CDS encoding DUF2239 family protein: MTQATSPRHASRAVRLLDRHWTWLDAQPLGAAASLRRLVEDASRDADGRYRRAAARDACYVHMRDAAGDRPHFEEAVRALFADDRPRLRMLVAGWPEDVRLRIAMLLDDAGEQR; this comes from the coding sequence ATGACGCAAGCCACTTCGCCCCGACACGCCAGCCGCGCCGTGCGCCTGCTGGACCGCCACTGGACCTGGCTGGACGCGCAACCGCTCGGCGCCGCTGCCAGCCTGCGCCGCCTCGTGGAAGACGCCAGCCGCGACGCCGATGGCCGCTATCGCCGCGCCGCCGCGCGGGACGCCTGCTATGTGCACATGCGCGACGCGGCCGGCGACCGCCCGCATTTCGAGGAGGCCGTGCGCGCATTGTTCGCCGATGATCGGCCACGGCTGCGCATGCTCGTCGCCGGCTGGCCCGAGGACGTCCGCCTACGCATTGCCATGTTGCTGGACGACGCAGGAGAGCAGCGATGA
- a CDS encoding DUF1330 domain-containing protein, whose product MPISHLEPSQAAGRAFVMRGLEGPVHMLNLLRFRAVADYAGAPSLAPAVPVSGEQAFRRYVEHTLPYLRASGGDVVFLGAGGPWLIGPDGERWDMAMLVRQDSVDAFLAFAAHESYLAGLGHRTAALEDSRLLPLAVMTTPSMERHA is encoded by the coding sequence ATGCCCATCTCCCATCTGGAGCCCTCCCAGGCCGCCGGCCGCGCCTTTGTCATGCGCGGTCTGGAAGGGCCGGTGCACATGCTCAACCTGCTGCGCTTCCGCGCCGTCGCCGACTACGCCGGTGCGCCGTCGCTCGCGCCGGCCGTACCGGTGAGCGGCGAGCAGGCGTTCCGCCGCTACGTCGAGCACACGCTCCCTTATCTGCGCGCCAGCGGCGGCGATGTCGTCTTTCTCGGTGCGGGCGGGCCATGGCTGATCGGTCCGGACGGAGAGCGCTGGGACATGGCGATGCTGGTCCGGCAGGACAGCGTCGATGCCTTCCTCGCTTTCGCCGCGCACGAGAGCTACCTCGCCGGTCTCGGCCACCGCACCGCCGCGCTGGAGGACTCACGCCTCCTGCCGCTGGCGGTCATGACCACGCCATCGATGGAAAGACACGCATGA
- a CDS encoding helix-turn-helix domain-containing GNAT family N-acetyltransferase — MIDPIDRIRAASRQMAREWGFLRPTLAGTAYSPSAVHAIVELGRRGSLTAAELVDVLGLDKSSVSRMLAKLIAAGEMAPIEQGADARSKPLALTEQGRRTLAAVDAYARRQVTAATAHLPPAQLDTVCASLATYAEALRANRLGAEPAREELRIETGYAPGVISQVTALHMAYYAEHLGFGQVFEARVATALADVTARLDQPGTQIWRAMLGDALVGSVAIDGQSLEPGIAHLRTFIVDARVQGQGVGQRLLDEALRFCDAHGFRETRLWTVQGLDAARHLYERAGFRLQSETQGTHWGKTMIEQNFARPRPA, encoded by the coding sequence ATGATCGATCCCATCGACCGCATCCGCGCCGCCTCCCGCCAGATGGCGCGCGAATGGGGCTTCCTGCGCCCCACCCTTGCCGGTACCGCCTATTCGCCCTCCGCGGTACACGCCATCGTCGAACTGGGCCGGCGCGGTTCGCTCACCGCCGCCGAGCTGGTCGACGTATTGGGGCTCGACAAGTCCAGCGTCAGCCGCATGCTCGCGAAGCTGATCGCGGCCGGCGAAATGGCGCCGATCGAACAAGGCGCCGACGCGCGCAGCAAGCCGCTCGCGCTCACCGAACAGGGTCGCCGCACGCTCGCGGCCGTCGACGCGTACGCACGCCGGCAGGTCACCGCGGCCACGGCGCATCTCCCGCCGGCACAGCTCGACACGGTCTGCGCCAGCCTCGCCACGTATGCGGAGGCGCTGCGCGCCAACCGGCTGGGCGCGGAACCCGCCCGCGAAGAGCTGCGCATCGAAACCGGATATGCGCCGGGCGTCATCAGCCAAGTGACGGCCTTGCACATGGCGTACTACGCGGAGCACCTCGGTTTCGGCCAAGTGTTCGAAGCGCGCGTGGCGACCGCGCTGGCCGACGTCACCGCACGACTGGACCAGCCCGGCACACAGATCTGGCGCGCCATGCTGGGTGACGCGCTGGTCGGCTCGGTCGCCATCGACGGGCAAAGCCTGGAACCGGGCATCGCCCATCTGCGCACCTTCATCGTCGATGCGCGCGTGCAAGGCCAGGGCGTCGGCCAGCGCCTGCTGGACGAGGCCTTGCGCTTCTGCGACGCACATGGCTTCCGCGAAACCCGCCTGTGGACCGTGCAGGGACTCGATGCCGCGCGGCATCTCTACGAGCGCGCGGGTTTCCGCCTGCAGTCGGAAACGCAAGGCACCCACTGGGGCAAGACGATGATCGAGCAGAACTTCGCGCGCCCGCGGCCGGCGTGA
- a CDS encoding sensor domain-containing diguanylate cyclase, with protein MQRNEPTSGGYTPAALPPNEAERLRALYEYAVLDTLPEQAYDDVVKLASFICGTPVSLISLVDRDRQWFKARVGLDAAQTPREQAFCAHAILQPDDVMVVPDAGKDARFEHNPLVTGDPHIRFYVGVPLVTPYGEALGTLCAIDRRPRQLSAEQLDMLRALARQVMAQLELQRGLHLLEQTVAHQGRYVERLEHYQKLMEEERAKLEVHSVTDALTGLLNRRAFDARLEQEFARARREHVPAALILLDADGFKDYNDRFGHPAGDAALRQLAVLLRESCRDYDFVARYGGEEFAVILPGTPREAALVIAERIRRTVQRAAWPHRPLTVSEGVAVVRPSAQSATEWLREADRALYEAKAAGRNRVRWGESARG; from the coding sequence ATGCAGCGGAACGAACCCACTTCCGGCGGCTACACACCCGCGGCGCTGCCGCCCAACGAAGCGGAGCGGTTGCGCGCGCTGTACGAGTACGCCGTACTCGACACGCTGCCGGAGCAGGCCTACGACGATGTGGTGAAGCTCGCGTCGTTCATCTGCGGCACGCCGGTCTCGCTGATTTCGCTGGTCGACCGCGACCGGCAATGGTTCAAGGCCAGGGTCGGGCTGGATGCCGCGCAGACGCCGCGCGAACAGGCGTTCTGCGCCCACGCGATCCTCCAGCCCGACGACGTGATGGTGGTGCCGGACGCGGGGAAGGACGCGCGTTTCGAGCACAACCCGCTGGTGACGGGCGACCCGCACATCCGTTTCTACGTGGGCGTGCCGCTGGTGACACCCTATGGCGAAGCGCTGGGCACGCTGTGCGCGATCGACCGCCGGCCGCGCCAGCTCTCCGCCGAGCAGCTCGACATGCTGCGCGCGCTGGCTCGGCAGGTGATGGCGCAGTTGGAACTGCAACGGGGCCTGCACCTGCTGGAACAGACGGTGGCGCACCAGGGACGCTACGTGGAACGGCTGGAGCACTATCAGAAGCTGATGGAAGAAGAGCGCGCGAAGCTGGAGGTGCACAGCGTCACCGACGCGCTGACCGGCCTGCTCAACCGCCGCGCCTTCGACGCGCGCCTGGAGCAGGAATTCGCCCGCGCCCGGCGCGAGCATGTGCCGGCGGCGCTGATCCTGCTCGATGCCGATGGCTTCAAGGACTACAACGACCGCTTCGGCCATCCGGCCGGCGACGCCGCGCTGCGTCAGCTCGCCGTGCTGTTGCGTGAGTCCTGCCGCGACTACGATTTCGTCGCGCGTTACGGCGGCGAGGAGTTCGCGGTCATCCTGCCCGGCACGCCGCGCGAAGCGGCGCTGGTGATCGCCGAACGCATCCGCCGCACCGTGCAGCGCGCCGCGTGGCCACATCGTCCGCTGACGGTGAGCGAGGGCGTCGCCGTGGTCCGTCCGTCGGCGCAGTCCGCCACGGAATGGCTGCGCGAAGCGGACCGGGCGCTCTACGAGGCGAAGGCTGCCGGGCGCAACCGCGTGCGCTGGGGCGAAAGCGCACGCGGATAG
- a CDS encoding TetR/AcrR family transcriptional regulator has translation MQKRTTIREQIVAAADPLFYRQGFEYTSFADTAGAVNLSRGGFHQHVRGKDDVLGTVPERRLPDTRAMPFVAGDVTGAELAELAPGISDVRLAFLPGGAAP, from the coding sequence GTGCAGAAAAGGACGACCATCCGCGAGCAGATCGTCGCCGCGGCCGACCCGCTGTTCTATCGCCAGGGCTTCGAGTACACCTCGTTTGCCGACACGGCCGGCGCGGTGAATCTCTCTCGCGGCGGCTTCCATCAGCACGTCCGCGGCAAGGACGACGTCCTCGGCACCGTGCCCGAACGCCGCCTGCCCGACACGCGCGCAATGCCGTTCGTGGCCGGGGACGTGACCGGCGCCGAACTGGCGGAGCTCGCGCCGGGGATATCCGACGTCCGCCTCGCCTTCCTGCCCGGCGGAGCCGCGCCATGA
- a CDS encoding DNA-3-methyladenine glycosylase I, giving the protein MSETITGPDGKPRCRWSGAAPDFMHYHDTEWGFPVADERRLFEKLSLEGFQSGLSWRTILAKRENFRAAFHDFDFHRIARFTERDVQRLLGNEGIIRHRGKIEAVINNARRAVDLIEREGSLAAFLWRYEAPPRKAPTQAIATSAESVALSKALKKDGWKFVGPTTMYAFMQAMGLVDDHVEHCAIRAKVEKARKAFKRPGR; this is encoded by the coding sequence ATGAGCGAGACGATCACCGGGCCCGACGGCAAGCCGCGCTGCCGCTGGAGCGGCGCGGCGCCGGACTTCATGCACTATCACGACACCGAATGGGGCTTTCCGGTGGCGGACGAGCGCCGGCTGTTCGAGAAGCTGAGCCTGGAAGGTTTCCAGTCCGGACTCAGCTGGCGCACGATTCTCGCCAAGCGGGAAAACTTCCGCGCGGCCTTCCACGATTTCGACTTCCACCGCATCGCGCGCTTCACCGAGCGCGACGTGCAGCGCCTGCTCGGCAACGAGGGGATCATCCGCCACCGCGGCAAGATCGAGGCGGTGATCAACAACGCCCGGCGCGCCGTCGACCTGATCGAGCGCGAGGGTTCGCTGGCGGCCTTCCTGTGGCGCTACGAGGCGCCGCCGCGCAAGGCGCCGACGCAGGCCATCGCCACCTCGGCCGAATCGGTCGCCTTGTCCAAGGCACTGAAGAAGGACGGCTGGAAGTTCGTTGGCCCCACCACGATGTACGCCTTCATGCAGGCGATGGGGCTGGTGGACGACCACGTGGAACATTGCGCGATCCGCGCGAAGGTGGAGAAGGCGCGCAAGGCGTTCAAGCGGCCGGGACGCTGA
- a CDS encoding MipA/OmpV family protein, producing the protein MLSLPARRGLRVSSFACLLLGSTAVFAADDGWHVTVGAGGLDMPRYPGSADRRSRLVPVLNASYGRFFLGGVPGSGSPAGLGMYFHQDTQWRAGISFAYDFVQPRKESDDRRRLHGMGDIDRTARATLFGSYTADWLTVRGSVSSDIGGKDQGTTASLDAEGRYRWNERLSFVAGPGVAWADGRHNRTFYGVDALQSLRSGYAAYRPGSGLESIRFSLGADYRFNPHWSAGVRAIAARLQGDAADSPLVEKRMQNTYVAYAAYRF; encoded by the coding sequence ATGCTTTCCCTGCCTGCACGACGCGGTCTTCGCGTGTCTTCGTTTGCCTGCCTGCTGCTTGGCTCGACCGCCGTCTTCGCCGCCGACGACGGCTGGCACGTCACGGTGGGCGCGGGCGGACTGGACATGCCGCGCTATCCCGGCAGCGCGGACCGCCGCAGCCGGCTCGTGCCGGTGCTGAATGCCTCCTACGGGCGCTTTTTCCTCGGCGGCGTGCCGGGCTCGGGCTCGCCCGCGGGACTGGGCATGTACTTCCATCAGGACACGCAGTGGCGCGCGGGCATCTCGTTCGCCTACGACTTCGTGCAACCGCGCAAGGAATCCGACGACCGGCGCCGGCTGCACGGCATGGGCGATATCGACCGCACGGCGCGCGCCACCTTGTTCGGCAGCTATACCGCCGACTGGTTGACCGTGCGCGGCAGCGTTTCGTCCGACATTGGCGGCAAGGACCAGGGCACCACGGCATCGCTCGACGCGGAAGGCCGCTATCGCTGGAACGAGCGGCTGAGTTTCGTCGCCGGGCCGGGCGTGGCCTGGGCCGATGGCCGGCACAACCGCACCTTCTACGGCGTCGATGCGCTGCAGAGCCTGCGTTCGGGCTATGCGGCCTACCGTCCGGGTTCCGGTCTCGAATCGATCCGTTTCTCGCTGGGCGCCGACTATCGCTTCAACCCGCACTGGAGCGCCGGCGTACGCGCCATCGCCGCCCGCCTGCAGGGCGACGCGGCGGACAGCCCGCTGGTGGAGAAGCGCATGCAGAACACCTACGTGGCGTACGCGGCCTATCGCTTCTGA
- a CDS encoding 2Fe-2S iron-sulfur cluster-binding protein, translating to MSAHPSSISAPVSELDEAPSPRRAMCLSVNGRACPINVDPDLPLLRVLRQDLGLTGAAYGCTNGRCSACVVHVDDRPTRACRIPVHVVQGAEIVTIEGLAAREGLPPGELHAVQRAWIECNVPPCPCQAGMIMAATALLMDNPDPSEAEIEAAVFLGCGCGVRPHALRAIRSLAEHLRSW from the coding sequence ATGAGCGCTCATCCCAGCAGCATCTCCGCCCCCGTGTCCGAGCTCGACGAGGCGCCTTCGCCGCGCCGCGCGATGTGCCTGAGTGTGAACGGCCGCGCCTGCCCGATCAACGTGGACCCCGACCTGCCGCTGCTGCGCGTCCTGCGCCAGGACCTGGGCCTGACCGGCGCCGCGTACGGCTGTACGAACGGCCGCTGCAGCGCCTGCGTCGTGCATGTGGACGACCGGCCGACGCGCGCCTGCCGCATTCCCGTCCACGTGGTGCAGGGCGCGGAGATCGTCACGATCGAGGGGCTGGCCGCGCGCGAAGGCCTGCCGCCGGGCGAGCTGCACGCGGTGCAGCGCGCCTGGATCGAATGCAACGTGCCGCCGTGCCCCTGCCAGGCCGGCATGATCATGGCCGCAACCGCGCTGCTGATGGACAACCCGGACCCGAGCGAGGCCGAGATCGAGGCAGCGGTCTTCCTGGGCTGCGGTTGCGGCGTCCGTCCCCACGCGCTGCGCGCGATCCGTTCCCTGGCCGAGCACTTGCGTTCCTGGTGA
- a CDS encoding response regulator transcription factor: MLADAIAAALRQDGWRVDCAHDAAAARIALTDHGYAAALLDLGLPQGSGLDVLRAMRERYDTTPALIITARDQLGDRIRGLDAGADDYLVKPFQVDELLARLRAVIRRSEGRVAPVLSWKGILLDPARRTVTRDGAPVRLAAHEYRTLLALMERQGRAVARDLLEDLVYGGQGSIESNTIAVYVHQLRRKLGEDVIATVHGYGYRLGEER, encoded by the coding sequence ATGCTGGCCGACGCCATCGCCGCCGCACTGCGCCAGGACGGCTGGCGCGTGGACTGCGCGCATGACGCCGCCGCGGCGCGGATCGCCCTCACCGACCATGGCTATGCCGCCGCCCTGCTCGACCTCGGCCTGCCGCAGGGTTCCGGCCTGGATGTGCTGCGCGCGATGCGCGAGCGCTACGACACCACGCCGGCGCTGATCATCACTGCGCGCGACCAGCTCGGCGACCGCATCCGCGGGCTGGACGCCGGCGCGGACGACTATCTGGTCAAGCCTTTCCAGGTCGACGAACTGCTGGCGCGGCTGCGCGCGGTGATCCGGCGCAGCGAAGGCCGCGTCGCGCCGGTGCTGAGCTGGAAAGGCATCCTGCTCGACCCTGCCCGCCGCACGGTCACCCGCGACGGCGCGCCGGTGCGTCTGGCCGCGCACGAATACCGCACCCTGCTGGCCCTAATGGAACGCCAGGGCCGCGCGGTGGCGCGCGACCTGCTGGAAGATCTGGTGTACGGCGGCCAGGGTTCGATCGAGAGCAACACCATCGCCGTCTACGTGCATCAGCTGCGCCGCAAGCTGGGCGAAGATGTGATCGCCACCGTGCACGGCTACGGCTACCGGCTGGGCGAGGAACGCTGA
- a CDS encoding ATP-binding protein: protein MRSLRLRLFIVLLATFAVAWGVTLTILGLQFSRERTGLWDRNLDDIAREILVSMPADVSRLDGNTNLRLPDEAAPPPGRHGKLGRLIFQVWAKGRRHLVVHSLDPFRVPLRPDFADGFVTRSIDGEEWRIVAISDARGEVQVQVGKPTADLAAELRRGVRIGLVTTALLLLVLAVAMKLVIHWTLRPVTRVQEAITARDSLDLKPLPGERLPDEVRPLVESFNRLLGRLDRAMRKERQFLAEAAHELRTPLAALLAHAQVAQRSRSLEEAKAPLEQLVRGVQRSARLSQQLLDSARLEAERPVGERSQVELADLVAVITREFETVAATKCQTIALDTCPSPIEGDIDELGILIGNLIDNALRYTPAGGRVAVRCRHDGHAVRLEVRDNGPGVPHEERSRIFDRFFRVAGSIERGSGIGLSLVARIAESHGALIETGDGLDGGGFGIEVVFTAAREQAAIEETAASPTPERERASSA from the coding sequence ATGCGCTCGCTGCGCCTGCGCCTGTTCATCGTGCTGCTGGCCACCTTCGCGGTGGCGTGGGGCGTGACCCTCACCATTCTCGGCCTGCAGTTCTCCCGCGAGCGCACCGGGCTGTGGGACCGCAACCTCGACGACATCGCCCGCGAGATCCTCGTCTCCATGCCGGCCGACGTCAGCCGCCTCGACGGCAATACCAACCTGCGCCTGCCGGACGAAGCGGCGCCGCCGCCCGGGCGCCACGGCAAGCTGGGCCGCCTGATCTTCCAGGTCTGGGCGAAGGGTCGCCGGCACCTCGTCGTGCATTCGCTCGATCCTTTCCGCGTTCCGCTGAGGCCCGACTTCGCGGATGGCTTCGTCACTCGCAGCATCGACGGCGAGGAGTGGCGCATCGTCGCCATCTCCGATGCGCGCGGCGAAGTACAGGTGCAGGTTGGCAAGCCCACCGCGGACCTCGCCGCCGAGCTGCGCCGCGGCGTGCGCATCGGCCTGGTCACCACCGCGCTGCTCCTGCTGGTGCTGGCCGTGGCGATGAAGCTGGTGATCCATTGGACGCTGCGCCCGGTCACGCGCGTGCAAGAGGCCATCACCGCGCGCGACTCGCTGGACCTCAAGCCCCTGCCCGGCGAACGTCTGCCCGACGAGGTGCGCCCCTTGGTGGAATCCTTCAACCGCCTGCTCGGCCGCCTGGACCGGGCCATGCGCAAAGAACGCCAGTTCCTGGCCGAGGCCGCGCACGAACTGCGCACGCCGCTGGCCGCCCTGCTCGCCCACGCCCAGGTGGCGCAGCGCTCGCGCAGCCTGGAGGAAGCCAAGGCGCCGCTGGAACAGCTCGTGCGCGGGGTCCAGCGCAGCGCGCGCCTGTCGCAGCAATTGCTGGATTCGGCGCGCCTCGAAGCCGAGCGGCCGGTCGGCGAACGCAGCCAGGTGGAACTGGCCGACCTCGTCGCGGTGATCACGCGCGAGTTCGAGACCGTGGCCGCCACGAAGTGCCAGACCATCGCGCTGGATACCTGTCCCAGTCCGATCGAGGGCGACATCGACGAACTGGGCATCCTCATCGGCAACCTCATCGACAACGCGCTGCGCTACACCCCGGCCGGCGGCCGCGTCGCCGTGCGCTGCCGGCATGACGGCCACGCGGTGCGGCTGGAAGTGCGCGACAACGGCCCGGGCGTGCCGCACGAAGAGCGCTCGCGCATCTTCGACCGCTTCTTCCGCGTCGCGGGCAGCATCGAACGCGGCAGCGGCATCGGGCTGTCGCTGGTGGCGCGCATCGCCGAATCGCACGGCGCCCTCATCGAGACCGGCGATGGCCTCGACGGCGGCGGCTTCGGCATCGAGGTGGTGTTCACGGCGGCGCGCGAGCAGGCAGCGATCGAGGAAACGGCCGCATCCCCCACGCCCGAGCGTGAACGCGCCTCTTCCGCATGA